A window from Mangifera indica cultivar Alphonso chromosome 2, CATAS_Mindica_2.1, whole genome shotgun sequence encodes these proteins:
- the LOC123208688 gene encoding dnaJ homolog subfamily B member 8-like, whose protein sequence is MLSDLFILAAVKAKDAAEEFLKLNNIDMAIRSLTAAKEFNPELPNIDEYFMAYQVHEMAAKKSTWYEFVSLSDVQVDSTVIKKQYKKMALKLHPDKNHSVAAEEAFLLIQSAFEVLIDPAKRQVYDSSLCSKKRPHMSPHTASGSSKYSKPSKPTSEEANSSQSRPREAADRSSSGFGRTFSSEFRRTSSSGFGSTKTKETCSCRGGCNLRNVRIKMVLQGNGTRKIVVSRNGEVIIQTPLAL, encoded by the coding sequence ATGCTTAGCGATCTTTTCATATTAGCGGCCGTAAAGGCCAAAGATGCAGCCGAAGAGTTCCTCAAACTCAACAACATAGATATGGCGATCAGGTCTCTCACAGCAGCCAAAGAGTTCAATCCGGAATTACCTAACATCGATGAGTACTTCATGGCTTATCAAGTGCACGAAATGGCGGCCAAGAAAAGCACCTGGTACGAGTTTGTTTCTTTGAGTGACGTCCAGGTAGATTCAACCGTGATCAAGAAACAATACAAGAAAATGGCTCTTAAGTTGCACCCGGACAAGAATCATTCTGTAGCTGCAGAGGAGGCTTTCTTACTCATTCAATCTGCTTTCGAAGTTTTGATAGATCCTGCAAAAAGACAAGTCTACGATAGTAGCTTGTGCTCCAAGAAACGCCCTCATATGTCACCGCACACCGCTTCTGGTTCTTCTAAATATTCTAAACCGTCAAAGCCTACAAGTGAAGAAGCGAACTCCAGTCAGTCTCGGCCTCGAGAGGCAGCTGATCGTTCTTCATCTGGATTTGGAAGAACATTTTCATCTGAGTTCAGAAGAACATCTTCATCTGGGTTCGGAAGCACAAAGACCAAAGAAACTTGCAGTTGCCGTGGAGGGTGCAATTTACGAAACGTCAGAATTAAAATGGTTCTCCAAGGTAATGGGACCAGAAAGATTGTTGTTTCTCGTAATGGTGAAGTTATAATTCAAACCCCTTTGGCTTTGTAA